The DNA sequence GGAGCAGGAGGAACCCAACGCATTCAATGTTTAGTTGGTATTGGAATGGCTAAAAAATTAATCTTAACAGCAGAAAAACTAACAGGTAAAAAGGCGTATGATATTGGTTTAGTAGAAGAAATTTGCCAGAAGGGTCAAGCTGAAAAGAAGGCTCTTCAACTAGCAGAGCAAATGGCTGAAAATTCGATGCATTCAATCCGCTTAGCTAAACAGGCAATTGATTATTTGAATCGTGTTCAACTAAAACAAGGGTTCGAAGAGGAATGGAATTGCTATCAACAAACCATTCAGCATTCTGATAGGTTAGAAGGATTAGCGGCGTTTCAAGAAAAACGCAAACCTAATTTTCTGAATCATTTAAAAATTTAAATGGAAGGGGAAATGATTGATGTCTGTAGAAACTGTTACGAAAAAGGAAAATTTAACGTTAGTAAAGGAAAATGGAGTGGCGGAAATTCATCTTCATATCAATAAAACAAATTCCTACTCATTAGAGTTTTATCAAGAATTTAATGCGGCGATCGATGAAATTCGCTTTGATTCAGATATTAAAGTCGTCATTCTCATGAGCGATGTACCGAAATTTTTCTCTGCCGGGGCAGATATTAATTTCTTAAAAGCGGCTGATCCTCGTTTTAAAACTCAATTTTGCTTATTCTGTAATGAAACTTTAGATAAAATTGCACGTTCTCCGCAAGTGTACATCGCATGTTTAGAGGGGCATACGGTCGGTGGAGGTTTAGAAATGGCATTAGGCTGCGACCTTCGCTTTATGGGAGATGAAGCAGGTAAAATCGGATTACCAGAAGTAACTCTCGGTGTGTTGGCAGGAACAGGCGGAACCCAACGTTTAGCTCGTCTAGTCGGTTACTCCCGTGCGTTGGACATGAATATTACGGGGGAAACGATTTCTCCGCAGGAGGCGCTGGACATTGGACTTGTTAACAAAGTTTTCCCACAGGCGGAAGTAAGAGAAAAAACTAGAGAATATGCAAGAAAAATCGTAGAAAGTGCGACATATGCCGTTTCAAACATTAAGCTATCGATTATGAACGGAAAAGAAATGCCGCTAAATGTTGCGATCCGCTATGAAGGAGAATTGCAAAACTTATTATTCCGTTCAGAGGATGCCAAAGAAGGATTAAGTGCGTTTTTAGAAAAACGTCAACCTAATTTTAAAGGATTGTAAGATTAAGATTCATTTGTACAAGGAAGCCACTTGAAAGAGATCGTCCTTATTTCAAGCGGCTTCTCTGCCGATTAAAATTTTTTAAAATTTTATAAGGATGGTGCAAAAATGGATTTGCGAGGGTTAGGAGTAACTTATAATGCTGCCAATTTGTTTATTGATGAAAATGTAAAGAAAGGACTTGGGGAAAAAATTGCGATCTATTATCGTGACAAGCGAATTTCTTATAAAGCTTTACAGGAAAAAGTGAACCGAGTAGGAAACATGTTACGCAAACTTGGTTATAAGATGGAAGATCGTATTTTGCTTGTTTGCCATGATATACCTGAATTTGTTTATTCTTTTTTTGGAGCAATGAAAATAGGTGTTGTCCCAATTCCAGTAAATACGATGATGCAGCCATCCGATTATGAATATTTTTTAAATAACAGCCGTGCAAAAGGATTAATGATCCATGAAGATATTTGGGCTAATATTCAGCAAAGAAAAGATCGATTTTTATTTTTAGAACACATTATTGTCATAAAAGAAAGCGCTAACAATCTATCTGAAGATGTGTTTGATTTTCACTCATTACTTGATCAGGCCGATAAGGAACTCGAAAACGCACTAACCAATAAGGATGATTCTGCTTTTTGGCTGTTTAGCTCCGGAAGCACAGGAGATCCAAAAGGAGTAATTCATTTGCACCATGATATGGAATATGCTCTAAATACTTATGCGAAACAAGTGCTTGAAATTTCAGAAGAGGACCGTTGTCTTTCTGCATCAAAGCTATTTTTTGCGTACGGTCTTGGTGGAGGAATGTATTTTCCGTTAGGGGCTGGTGCTTCTACTGTATTAGTAAAGGAACGGCCTGATCCGGAAACGATTTTTCAAACCATTGAAAAATATAAACCAACGATCTTTTTCGGGGTCCCAACCTTGTACGGAATGATGATTGATTATGCCTTAAAAACAGGGAAACGTTTTGACCTCAGCTCCCTTCGAGTTTGTGTATCTGCCGGTGAAGCATTACCACCTTCCTTATACTACAAATGGAAAGATATGTATCAAGTAGATATTTTAGATGGCATTGGCTCAACTGAAGCACTTCATATTTTTATATCGAACCGTATCAAAGATATAAAAATTGGCAGCAGCGGGAAAGTTGTTCCAGGCTTTGATGCTAAAATTGTCGATGAAAATGGAGCAGAATTGCCCATTAATGAAATAGGGGACTTAGTCATTCGAGGAGACTGTATTGCTCATGGGTATTGGAACCTTCATGATCAAAATAAGCAAAAATTTATTGGAGAATGGTTCCACACAGGTGATAAATATTACAAAGACGAAGAAGGATATTTTTGGTATTGCGGACGTTCGGACGATATGTTAAAAGTCGGGGGCGTTTGGGTTTCTCCGATCGAGGTGGAAAATTGTCTTCTTCAGCATCAAGATGTGTTCGAAGTTGCAGTCATTGGTGTTGAGAAAAAAGACCGTCTCGTTGTACCGAAGGCATTTGTTGTTTTAAAGCAAGGAGTAGATAAAACGAAAGAGAAGGAGGAGGAGTTAAAGCTCTTTGTCAAACAACAGCTAGCTCCATATAAATATCCAAGAATTATAGAATTTATAGATGAACTGCCAAAAACAGCAACAGGGAAAATTCAGCGCTATAAATTAAGGGAAATATTAAAAGTAAATGAAGTGTCCTATTAAGCAGTTATTGTGATGATTTTGAAGGAGGAAATATTGTTGAAAAGGAACGAATTTCAACTTCGGGTCAATTTTGGCGACACAGATGCAGCAGGAATTGTTTATTATCCTAATTATTTCAAATGGTTTGATATCGCTGGACATCAATTTTTTCGATCGATCGGGCTTCCTCCTTCCAAGCTGATGAAGGAGCATCATATTATTCTCCCTCTTCTTGATGTAGGCTGTACGTTTGAACAGCCGTTGTATTACGATGACATCATAACGATTAAAACGATCGTAGCGGAGGTCAATCGCAAAACGATTAAACTAAAGCATGAAGTGTTTCGAGGTGAAACGAGAACGGGTCACGGCTTTGAGCTAAGAGGATGGGTTAAAGAGGAAGATGGCCGCATATTAGCTGTCATGATTCCCGACGATGTAAGACAGCTGCTTGAAGAGGATGGGCTAGGAAGCTGTCGCCAAATCAATCCGTGGTTAAGTGCGTAAAAGGAATGTCGGCAAAGGAGGGAAAATGTTGAAAAAAACAGCCAAAAGAACGGAATTAATCGAAGTAGCTCAAGGGCGTCGGCCGGCAGATTTAGTTATTAAAGGCGGTACCGTCATCAATGTGTATTCGGGGGAATTTTTAAAGCAAAATATAGCTGTTTATAAAGATTGCATTGCATACGTTGGGGAAAAGGATGTGGAGGTTGATCATCATACGAAAGTTATTGACGCAGAAGGAATGTATGTTTCACCGGGCTTTATTGAACCGCATGCCCATCCATGGGTGTTATACAATCCGGTGAGTATGACAAAAAAGGTTTTGCCCCTTGGAACGACGACGACTGTGAATGATAATTTATTTTTTTACCTGCACATGGGTCCAAAAGGGTTTAAGAAAATGGTTAACGATTTAAAAGTGTTGCCAGGAAATTTTCTTTGGCTTGTACGCCTTGTTTCTCAAGCGGATTTTCCAGGAGAAAAAGAATGGTTTAACCAAAAGGATGTTCAGGAGCTGTTGGAATTAGACGAAGTCATTGGAACGGCAGAGGTAACAAGATGGCCGCAGATTTATCAAGGGGATCCCTTTTTAATCGACACAATGGAACGAGCCAAAAAAATGGGGAAAGTTGTTGATGGCCATACTGCTGGATGTTCTTATGATAAATTAAACTCCATTGCAGCGGCAGGAGTAAGTGCCTGCCATGAAGCGATTACAGCTAAAGAGGCATTGAATCGGTTGAGACTAGGAATTTGGACGACGATGCGTAATAGTTCACTTCGTCCTGATTTGCCGGAATTAGTGAAAATTATTATTGAAGGTAAAGTAAGCACCAATCGTATGACGATGACAACAGATGGTCCACATCCCGGTTTTATCGAAGAGGAAGGCTTTGTCGATGGTCTTGTCCGGAAAGCGGTGGAACTTGGTGTCCCTGTGATGAACGCTTTGCAGATGGTAACCATTAATGCAGCTTTTTATTTACGCCTTGACGATCACATTGGGGGAATTGCCCCAGGGAGGCTGGCAGATATTCTTTTGCTTCCTAACCTAAAAGAATTTCGTCCTAGTGCGGTCATTTCAAAGGGAGAAATCGTTGCAAAAAAAGGAGAATTACTCGTTTCGATGCCGGAAATTCATTGGAATCAATATATCAAAAGAGAACCGTTTCTTTTTCTAAAAGAAATGCTAAATGATTTGAATCTATATCGTTATCCTCATTCTTCATCAGAAAAGACAGTTCCCGTTGTTTATTTTACAAGCAATGTCATTACAAAAAGAAAAGATATGATGCTCCCGTCAAAAGACGGCTTTGCTCATATAGCAGCACATAAAGGATTGTTAAATGCTGTATTAATCGATCGTAAAGGAAAATGGATTTCGAAAGCGATTTTAGAGCGCTTCGCTTTGAATTTAGATGGTATGGCCTCTACCTACAATACAACAACAGAATTGCTTGTGATCGGCAAGAATCCTGACTCGATGGCGATTGCTGCGAAAAAAGTTTACGAAATGGGCGGAGGAATTGTAGTTGTTGATGGGAATGAAGTGATTCTTGAAATTCCTCTTCCGTTTACGGGAATGATGGCAATAGATTCCTCGTTTGAAACAGTTGTAGAAAATCATGTAAAATTACAAGCCGCTCTTCAGGAAAGAGGATTTCCTTTTCATGATATTTTATACACATTATTGTTCTTAACATGTGATTTCCTCCCAGACCTTAAACTTGTTCCGTTAGGTTTATATGCCGTAAAAGAAAATCAAATTTTATTGCCTGCACAACCATTAAATGAAGCGATAGTAAAGTAGTCAGTTTTAGACCTTCCGCATGACAAATAATCGTGAGCGGATAGAGAAGACTAGATCAAATAGATGGTCATCTTAAGAAAGGGGAAGATCGTATTGGCTAAATATACAAGGGTTGACCAAGAAACATGCATTGCGTGTGGGGCTTGTGGCGCAGCGGCCCCTGACATCTTTGATTATGATGATGAAGGGTTGGCGTTTTCAATTCTCGACGAAAATGAAGGAGTTTGTGAAGTCCCGGAACATCTTTACGATGATTTGGAAGATGCTTATGAAGGATGCCCAACTGAATCGATAAAAGTCGCCTTTGAACCATTTAAAATCAAAACCGTATCGTTATAAAATAAATAGGGTCTGACTCCACACAAAAGAGGGGGCAGACCTTAATATCAAAAAGCTTTTGATTGCGTTTTAAAATTTTGTCTGTATTCGTAAACTTTGTTGCTTTTAGACTAGCTAGAGCGTGACATAGCAAGCTTATCGCTTTCCTGACAGTTGAAAAGCTAAGGTTGTAAAGCAACAATCTTTTAGAAAAGAGCCAAAATTTTTTAAAAAAGTACTTGTAAAAGGCTTTCTTATTTCATATAATGTCAATAAATCGGTTTACTAAATCGATTTATATATTTTTTAATGTTTACTAAACCGGTTTATTTTAAAATTATTTTTTGCCTATTACTAAATCGATTTAGTTCATTTTATAAGCGGCTAGGAGAAGGTTGTATGAAAACGGTAACGATTAAAGATGTTGCGAAGCATGCAAATGTGTCTAAAAGTACGGTTTCTCAATATTTAAACAAACGATATGAATATATGGGGGAGGAAACGAAGAAGCGGATTGAGCGCGCAATTGAGGAATTAGGTTATCAGCCGAACATTGTGGCAAGAAGCTTAAAGCAAAAATCTACTTCGACGATTGGCGTCATCGTAGCGAATATTTTGCATACGTTTTCAACACAAGTGATCAGAGCGATTGAAGATGCTTGTCATGAAAAAGATTTTCATATCATCGTTTGCAATGCCGATGATAATCCAGATAAAGAAAAGAAGTATATCGATATGCTTCGGGCAAAACAAGTAGATGGGCTAATTATTTTCCCAACCGGCGGTAATCGTGAGCTTTATGAACGTATGGTAAGCGAAAAATACCCTGTTGTATTTGTTGACCGTTCCGTTTCAGAAATCCCGATCCCTGCCATTATGCTCGATAACGTGAAAGCTGCCAAAATAGCCGTGCAGCATTTTGTCGAAAAAGGGTACGAACGAATTGGGATGATCACGACATCAATTATTCGCAATGTTACACCGAGGGTTGAGAGATTAACCGGGTTTCAACAGGCCTTGCAAGAGCATCAACTTCCGGTCGTACAGGATTATATTAAGAGCTTAGATCCGCACCAAATCCGTGAAGGGCTTAATGAAATGCTTTCTTTAAAAGAGCCCCCGCAAGCTATTTTGGCCGGGAATGATTTAGTGTTAGCCGAAATTTTAAATTATGCAAAAGAACAGCACATTCAAATTCCAGACGATCTTGCCCTAATTGGGATAGATGATGTTTCATATGCCAGCTTCTACAACCCGCCATTAACGACCATTGCACAGCCAACTTTTGACATGGGAAAAAAAGCAGCAGAAATGTTATTACAAAAAATTCAAGACGCGGATGTGAAAGAAGAAGGCCATATATATCGCTTTGAACCAAAGCTTATGATGCGTGAATCATGTTAAGAAGCTTTCTCTCCATTACTCCCCGTGGAAAGAGAAAGAGACTACATCAATAAGGAGTGGTGGATGGATGAATGATGTTTTAACCATTGGTGATGCGATGATCACCTTCAACCCAAGCTCGAAAGGACCATTACGGTTTGTGCACTCATTTGAGCGTAAAGTTGGCGGGGCCGAGCTAAATGTTGCGATCGGCTGTGCGCGATTAGGGTTAAAAACCGGCTGGATTAGCCGCTTAGGAAATGATGAGTTTGGAAGGTATATTCTCCATTTTATTCGTGGTGAAGGAATTGATGTATCAGAAGTTAAGCTCGTTGACGGCTATCCGACCTCACTAAATTTTAAAGAAATTTTAGAGGATGGAAGCGGGCGCACCTTTTATTATCGAGCTAATTCTCCTACGACAACTTTAACGGCAGAGGCATTAAATGAAGAATATATCCAAAAGGCAAAACTGCTTCATATTACAGGAGTATTCTTAGCCATTGATAAAGAAAAAAATGCGGAAGTTTTGAAAAGGGCTGTTTCCATTGCCAAAAAATCTGGGATGCTGATTTCGCTTGATCCAAACATTCGATTAAAACTATGGAGCAAGGAAGAAGCGAAAGAAGCGCTAACGACGTTTTTGCCTTATGTCGATATTTTGTTAACTGGAGAAGAGGAAGCAGAGCTTTTATTTGGGGTAAGGAATCCGAAAGAAATCATTGAACGATGCAAAAGTTATGGAATTTCCTATATCGCTATTAAGAAAGGCGAGAAAGGATCTGTCGGATATTACGACGGACAATATATAGAAGCTCCTCCAGTTAAACCAAGAAAAGTTGTGGATACAGTAGGGGCAGGCGACGGATTTGATGCTGGTTTCATTTATGGAGTGCTAAAAGGATGGAAGCTTGAAAGGACTTTGCAATTTGCGAACACGATTGGTTCCATGGTTGTTAGTGTTTCAGGAGATAATGAAGGATTGCCTTATTTGGAGGATGTGCTCGTTCAGTTAGGGGAAAAAGCATTTATTGAAAGATAATGTGTGGGGTGAATGTTATGAAGCTGCAGTTAGCCCTTGATCGCTTAACAAAAAAGGAATGCTTTCAAATTTTAAAGGAGACGCATTCACATGTTGATTGGATTGAGATTGGAACAGGAGTCATAAAAGAATACGGGATGCAAATTGTTCGTGAAATAAAAGCGGCCTACCCCCATAAAGTCATCGTTGCTGACATGAAAACATGCGATGCCGGCAGGCACGAGGCCATCCAAGCTTTTGAAGCTGGAGCGGATATTATGACCGTCATGGCATTTTCAGCAGATCGAACGATTACGGATACGATGGAAGTCGCTAAACAGTACCATCGGCAAGTAATGGTCGATCTGTTAGGAATTTCTGATCAAAAGAGACTTTTTGAATTGGAATCGTTAGGGGTGGAGCTTGTCAGTCTTCATTTCGGGAAAGATAGTCAATTGGAAGGTGAATTACATGCTGGCATGTTTCGTCTTTTACAAGGATTTTCCAATTTTAAGATTGCCGTCGCAGGCGGAATTCATCTTGAAAGCCTTCCTTCCATACTGGAGCATAAGCCCGATACTATTATCGTTGGAAGCGCTGTCACTAAGGCGGAAAACCCGGCTAAAGCTGCATCTAAAATGAAAGGATTGATCAAAGAGTATGAGAACGATCATTAGCACGGTTGCCAATGAGGTGTCGACGGTATTAGCAAATGTCAGCGATGAAGAAGCATTGGCGCTTGCAAATGAATTGCATCAAGCGAAGCGAATTTTTATCCTTGGTGAAGGACGCTCAGGTTTAATGGGAAAGGCTTTTGCTATGCGGCTAATGCATGGGGGCTATCACGTTTACGTCGTTGGTGAAACGATTACTCCTAGCATTGCCAAGGATGACTTGCTTGTTGTCATTTCTGGCTCAGGCTCAACAGGCTCCATTTATCAATTTGCAGAAAAAGCTAAAAAAGCGGGGGCAAAACTGTTTTCCGTAACAACCAATCGAGAATCGAAAATAGCTTCTATTAGTGATGGAATATTAGTGATTCCTGCGGCTACGAAGTATCGTAGATCAACGGAACCAACGACGATCCAGCCGCTCGGTAATCAATTTGATCAAAGTGTTCATTTACTATTAGACGCTATCATTATTTACAGTTTACAAACCGAAACGAATGAGCATTTAAATGAAGTGATGAGAAAGCGGCATGCAAATTTAGAGTAAAAGAGGTGGAGAGACATGGCAGACGTCATTGTTCAACATAACGAGTTAAAAGATTTAGTCGTGAAAAAATTAACGAAAGCAGGATTATCTACCGAACATGCAAGCGTTGTCGCTGATGTGTTAGTTCATGCCGATTTAAGAGGTGTCCATTCACACGGTGTTTTACGGACAGAGCATTATGTTAAGCGGATAACAGAAGGCGGACTAAATCCTAATCCTCAATTTTCGGTAAAAGAAACAGGTCCTAGCTCTGCGATCTTTGATGGCGATGACGGTATGGGACATGTCATTACAAAAGAAGCGATGAATTATGCCATTCAGCTAGCCGAAAAAAATGGAATCGGCATGTTGACCGTTGTGAATAGCAGTCATTGTGGTGCGTTATCTTACTTTGTACAGCAAGCAGCGGAAAAAAACATGATCGGAATGGTCATGACACATACAGATAAAATTGTCGTTCCATTTGGCGGAGCTGAAGCGTTCTTTGGAACAAATCCAATTGCCTTTGGCTTTCCAGCTAAAAAACATAAGCCGATCATTTTAGATATGGCAACGAGCAATGTTGCATTTGGGAAAATTCTCCATGCAAGAGAAGCTGGAAAAGAGATTCCTTCTGATTGGGGAGTTGATGAAAACGGCGTGCCGACAACAGATCCAAATAAAGTGTCTGCTTTACTCCCATTTGCTGGACCGAAAGGATATGGATTAGGCATGGTTGTCGATATTTTCTCTGGCATATTAGCAGGAGCCGCTTTTGGTCCACATATCGCCAAAATGTACGGCGATTACAATAAAATGCGTAAATTAGGCCATTTTGTTTGCGCGATAAATCCAGCCATCTTTACAAAGATTGATTCATTCCTTGAAAACGTTGATCGCATGATTGATGAGCTTCACGCGGTTAAACCGGCGGAAGGATTTGATCGAGTAATGGTTCCTGGAGAGCCGGAACAGCTTCGAGAAGAAGCAAGGCTAAAAGAAGGGGTTCCTGTTACGGAAACCGTTTATCAATATTTAGTGAAGGAATAGTCGATCACCTTTGAAAGGGGGGATCTGTGAGGAGAAATGTACATTTAGGGGAAATGTTTGACCACTCACTATGAAAAAAAATATGAAGGGGGATCTTTTATGAAAAAATTTAAATGGTTTACAGTTGTTTGTGCATTGATGTTGTTATTAACGGCATGTGGCTCAAATAGTTCAAAGGATTCAGCAGATAGTGGGGAAACAATTAAATGGAAACTTGGACATTTAGCTGATGAAAATCATATTTGGCATAAAACTGCATTGAAATTTGCCGATTTAGTAAAAGAAAAAACAGACGGAAAACTTGAAATTACGGTTTATCCAAATAATGCGCTTGGTGGAGAAACAGATACGATTAATAGTATTAAAGCAGGTACTGTAGACATGGTCATTTCTGGTGAAACGCTGCAAAACTGGGCTCCTAAAGCGGCATTGATGGCAGCTCCATATGCATTTAGAGATTTAGATCATGTGAAAAAAGTAGTTGAGGGCGAGATTGGTAAAGAAATTGAAGCGGAAATCAAAGAAAAAGCAGGTTTAACACCTCTTTATTATCATACTCGTGCACCACGTAATTTAACTTCTAACCGTCCGATTACTAAACCAGAAGATTTAGACGGATTTAGAATGCGCGTACCTAACGTACCGTTATTCTTAAGTGTTTGGGAGGCAGCTGGAGCGAAGCCGCAAGTGATGGATTTCAATGAAGTGTTTACTGGGCTGCAGCAAAATGTTATTGAAGGGCAAGAAAATCCAGTTGACTTAATTTATAGTGCTGCATTTTATGAAGTTCAAAAATATGTCAATAAAACGGAACATGTTTATTCTTGGATTTACGTTTTAGTTGGAAATAAGCAATTTGAATCTTTATCTGATGAAATGAAGGATGCGGTACTCTCTGCTGCTAAAGAAGCACAAGCATATGGAGAAGAGTTATTTGAAACAGAAGTTGCTGAATATGAAAAGAAATTGAAAGAAGAAGGCATGGAATTTGTAGAGGTTGACCAAGATGCATTCCGTGAAGCAATGAAGCCTGCGATTCAGAAAAACTTAACTCCAGAACAGTACGAATTATATGAAAAAATCTTAGAAGTTCAATAAAACGTTTTTCGAAGATTGATAGACATATCATCTGATCGTCCAATCGGACTAAAAAGATGGTATGTCTTTCCATTAAAAGGAGGCTGTCACCCTTTATGAAAGGTACAAAGCTGATTGATCGCACCTTAGAGCTCGCAACGATAATCACGTTTATCGGCATTATCGTTGTTGTGACGATTCAAATTCTTTCCCGCTACTTGCCTTACTCAGCTATTTGGACGGAAGAGCTAACGAGATTTTTATTCATATACTCCGTCTCTTTCGCAGCTCCGTTAGCTTTAAAAAAGAAAGAATATATTAACATTGAACTCGTTGAAAAATTGTTGCCTGAAAAAGCAA is a window from the Bacillus alveayuensis genome containing:
- a CDS encoding tripartite ATP-independent transporter DctP family solute receptor (product_source=TIGR00787; cath_funfam=1.10.287.1080; cleavage_site_network=SignalP-noTM; cog=COG1638; pfam=PF03480; smart=SM01115; superfamily=53850; tigrfam=TIGR00787); this translates as MKKFKWFTVVCALMLLLTACGSNSSKDSADSGETIKWKLGHLADENHIWHKTALKFADLVKEKTDGKLEITVYPNNALGGETDTINSIKAGTVDMVISGETLQNWAPKAALMAAPYAFRDLDHVKKVVEGEIGKEIEAEIKEKAGLTPLYYHTRAPRNLTSNRPITKPEDLDGFRMRVPNVPLFLSVWEAAGAKPQVMDFNEVFTGLQQNVIEGQENPVDLIYSAAFYEVQKYVNKTEHVYSWIYVLVGNKQFESLSDEMKDAVLSAAKEAQAYGEELFETEVAEYEKKLKEEGMEFVEVDQDAFREAMKPAIQKNLTPEQYELYEKILEVQ
- a CDS encoding TRAP-type C4-dicarboxylate transport system permease small subunit (product_source=COG3090; cog=COG3090; pfam=PF04290; superfamily=103473; transmembrane_helix_parts=Inside_1_12,TMhelix_13_35,Outside_36_44,TMhelix_45_62,Inside_63_82,TMhelix_83_105,Outside_106_124,TMhelix_125_147,Inside_148_158) — translated: MKGTKLIDRTLELATIITFIGIIVVVTIQILSRYLPYSAIWTEELTRFLFIYSVSFAAPLALKKKEYINIELVEKLLPEKAKVIYEALIYLTVAIFCAVIAYQGYQFTLVGVGQKSATMAIDMSIIHASIGIAVLFIAIYALLHIVELLKSLRKGDEK
- a CDS encoding ureidoglycolate dehydrogenase (NAD+) (product_source=KO:K00073; cath_funfam=1.10.1530.10,3.30.1370.60; cog=COG2055; ko=KO:K00073; pfam=PF02615; superfamily=89733; tigrfam=TIGR03175; transmembrane_helix_parts=Inside_1_145,TMhelix_146_168,Outside_169_229,TMhelix_230_252,Inside_253_337), with product MADVIVQHNELKDLVVKKLTKAGLSTEHASVVADVLVHADLRGVHSHGVLRTEHYVKRITEGGLNPNPQFSVKETGPSSAIFDGDDGMGHVITKEAMNYAIQLAEKNGIGMLTVVNSSHCGALSYFVQQAAEKNMIGMVMTHTDKIVVPFGGAEAFFGTNPIAFGFPAKKHKPIILDMATSNVAFGKILHAREAGKEIPSDWGVDENGVPTTDPNKVSALLPFAGPKGYGLGMVVDIFSGILAGAAFGPHIAKMYGDYNKMRKLGHFVCAINPAIFTKIDSFLENVDRMIDELHAVKPAEGFDRVMVPGEPEQLREEARLKEGVPVTETVYQYLVKE